From the Manihot esculenta cultivar AM560-2 chromosome 3, M.esculenta_v8, whole genome shotgun sequence genome, one window contains:
- the LOC110611969 gene encoding rRNA N6-adenosine-methyltransferase METTL5 isoform X1: MKLKQLESLLGDLQQFSNPKIELEQYPTGSHIASRMLYTAENSFGDVSNKVVADFGCGCATLGAAAALLGAEQVIGIDMDSESLEIASLNAEELELDIDFLQCDVRNLGWRGGIVDTVVMNPPFGTRKKGADMDFLFVSLKVASQAVYSLHKTSTRDHVKRTALRDFGASSAEVLCELRFDVPQLYKFHKKKEVDIAVDLWRFVPKSSQGKGI; the protein is encoded by the exons ATGAAGCTGAAGCAATTAGAAAGCCTTTTAGGTGATCTTCAGCAGTTCTCCAATCCAAAG ATAGAGCTAGAGCAGTACCCAACTGGATCCCACATTGCTTCTCGCATGCTCTACACT GCAGAGAATTCATTTGGTGATGTGAGCAACAAGGTAGTGGCAGATTTTGGTTGCGGGTGTGCCACCCTTGGTGCTGCAGCTGCTCTTCTGGGAGCAGA ACAGGTGATTGGTATTGACATGGATTCTGAATCCCTTGAGATAGCATCGCTAAATGCAGAGGAACTTGAG TTGGACATAGATTTTCTTCAATGTGATGTCAGGAACTTAGGATGGAGAG GTGGCATTGTTGACACTGTAGTTATGAATCCTCCATTTGGGACCCGGAAAAAGGGTGCTGATATGGATTTTCTTTTTGTGTCTTTAAAG GTTGCTTCTCAGGCAGTTTATTCTTTGCACAAGACCTCAACAAGAGAT CATGTGAAAAGGACAGCTTTGCGAGACTTTGGTGCTAGCAGTGCTGAGGTTCTGTGTGAG CTTCGGTTTGATGTACCACAACTATACAAATTTCATAAGAAAAAGGAGGTGGATATCGCAGTAGATCTCTGGCGATTTGTACCCAAAAGTAGTCAGGGAAAGGGTATTTAA
- the LOC110611969 gene encoding rRNA N6-adenosine-methyltransferase METTL5 isoform X2, whose translation MLYTAENSFGDVSNKVVADFGCGCATLGAAAALLGAEQVIGIDMDSESLEIASLNAEELELDIDFLQCDVRNLGWRGGIVDTVVMNPPFGTRKKGADMDFLFVSLKVASQAVYSLHKTSTRDHVKRTALRDFGASSAEVLCELRFDVPQLYKFHKKKEVDIAVDLWRFVPKSSQGKGI comes from the exons ATGCTCTACACT GCAGAGAATTCATTTGGTGATGTGAGCAACAAGGTAGTGGCAGATTTTGGTTGCGGGTGTGCCACCCTTGGTGCTGCAGCTGCTCTTCTGGGAGCAGA ACAGGTGATTGGTATTGACATGGATTCTGAATCCCTTGAGATAGCATCGCTAAATGCAGAGGAACTTGAG TTGGACATAGATTTTCTTCAATGTGATGTCAGGAACTTAGGATGGAGAG GTGGCATTGTTGACACTGTAGTTATGAATCCTCCATTTGGGACCCGGAAAAAGGGTGCTGATATGGATTTTCTTTTTGTGTCTTTAAAG GTTGCTTCTCAGGCAGTTTATTCTTTGCACAAGACCTCAACAAGAGAT CATGTGAAAAGGACAGCTTTGCGAGACTTTGGTGCTAGCAGTGCTGAGGTTCTGTGTGAG CTTCGGTTTGATGTACCACAACTATACAAATTTCATAAGAAAAAGGAGGTGGATATCGCAGTAGATCTCTGGCGATTTGTACCCAAAAGTAGTCAGGGAAAGGGTATTTAA